CGGGCGCCTCCGGTCGCACTCCGGGAGTGGGATCCGCGGGGGTCGCGCGCACGGCAGCCATGGCACCCACGGTAGGAACGGGCGACACGAGGTGTCATCACCCGGTCCGGGTGAAAGCCCGCTGAACATCCACGCCCGGCGATATGGACAGACGCCTCCATCGATGGGGAGGATGCCGGAATGGGATCTGACGACACCGGCGCAAAGCCCACGAGGTCCACCCGCCGCACCTTCCTGTCCGCCTCCGCCGCCGCCACCGCGGCGACCGCCGCCACCGCGGCGGTGCCCGCGCTCGCCGCGCCGGCCACCGCCGACGCCCCGCCGTCCGGCCCGGGCCGCCCGGCACGCCCGCAACGGCCCGACCGCGAGCTGCGCGAAATGCTGCGCCAGGTCGATCCGCGCCGCATCGAGGCGATCGTCCGCCGGCTGGCCGCGTTCGGCACCCGGCACACCCTCTCCAGCCAGGACGACCCACAGCGGGGCATCGGCGCCGCCCGGGACTGGATCTTCGCCCGCCTCCAGGAGTACGCGGCGGCCTCCGGCGGCCGGATGACCGTGGAACTCCAGTCGTACATCCAGCAACCGGCTTCGCGGATCCCCACCGCGACCCGGATCACCAACGTGGTCGCCACCCTGCGCGGGACGACCTCGCCGAACCGGACGTACGTGGTGACCGGCCACTACGACTCCCGGGTCACCGACGTGATGGACGCGGTCAGCGATGCGCCCGGCGCCGACGACGACGCCTCCGGCGTGGCCGTGGTCATGGAGCTGGCCCGGTTGATGGCCAGCCGGCCCACCGCCGCCACAGTCGTCTTCGCGGCGGTCGCCGCCGAGGAGCAGGGGCTGTACGGCTCGGCGTACCTGGCCCAGCAGCTCAAGGCGGCCGGTGCGGACGTGCAGGGCATGTTCAGCAACGACATCGTGGGCAGCAGCACGGCCGACGACGGTACCCGCGACCCGTACGCGGTGCGGCTGTTCGCCGAGGGCGTGCCGACGGCGGAGACCCCTGCGGAGGCGAGCACCCGGCAGTCCGTCGGCGGCGAGAACGACTCGCCTTCCCGGCAGCTCGCCCGGTTCGTTCGGGACGTGGCGGAGAACGCCACCACCGGAATGCGGGTACGGGTCATCTACCGGCGGGACCGCTACCTGCGCGGCAGCGACCACATCTCGTTCCTTCGCCAGGGTTGGCCGGCGGCGCGGTTCACCGAGCCGAACGAGGACTTCGCCCACCAGCACCAGGACGTCCGGGTGCAGGACGGGCAGCAGTTCGGTGACCTGCCGGAGTTCTGCGACTTCGGGTACATCGCCCGGGTGGCCCGGGTCAACGGCGCGGCGCTGTGGTCGCTGGCCCAGGGGCCGGGCACGCCCAAGGGTGCCATCATCGTGACCACCGACCTGACCAACAACACGACTCTGCGCTGGCAGCGCGGAACCGAACCGGACCTGGCCGGCTACGAGGTGCTGTGGCGTGAGACCACGGCCGCCGAGTGGCAGCGAGTCATCCCGGTCGGTGACGTCACCGAGGTCAGCGTCGACCTGTCCAAGGACAACGTCTTCTTCGGCATCCGCGCCGTTGGCCGTGACGGCCTGCGCAGCCCTGTCGCGTTCCCCCGGCCGGGCAGCTGAGCGGCGGGGGCGGCCGGGGCGGACCGTTCGATCGTCCCGGTCGTCCCCTTGGCGGCCTGGCGTCCACTGAATTCACAATGTCGAAACCCGGCGCCGGCAACTTCGGGTCGAACCCACCGCGGCTCGGCGGCTGCACAGCCGAGCAGGCCCCGCCAGCGCCCACCGGCTCGCCGCCGGGCCCGCAGCGGAGCGGGCCCGGCGGTCGTGTCAGCTCGCCGCCGGCGCCGTGATCGCCCAGCGCTCGTGGTCGCGCCACGCGCCGTCGATGAACAGGTAGTCCGGGGAGAAGCCCTCCAACCGGAAACCCAGCTTGCGGGCCACCCGCCGGGACGGCTCGTTGCCGGGTTGGATGTTCGCCTCCAGCCGGTGCAGCCCGAGCGCGTCGAACGCGTGGCCGATGACCAGGGCGAGGCCCGCCGAGGCGTGCCCGGTGCCGCTGTACGGCTGGAACGCCGCGTATCCGAGGTAGCCGCCGCGCAGCGCGCCCAGCACGATCCCGCTGATGTTCACGTAGCCGGCGATGTCGCCGCCGGCCCGGTCACAGATCAGGTAGCCGGAGCTGTCCCGGCGGCGGATCCGGCGCAGGTACCGGTCGTACTCCTCCGGGCTGTCCGGCGCGACCAGCCACGGGTGGTGCAGGTCCCGGCTGCGGCGCGCGGCGGCGATGAACTCCTTCGAGTCGGTGGGCCGGGGTCGGCGGATCGCGGCGGGACCGCCGGTACGCAGGTATCTCACGGCGGACCACTCTGACCGATCCACCCGGGCGCTGTCCAACCGTCGGTCAGCGCACCGTGGGCTCGGTGCTCTCCCGGGGGAGCACGGTGTGCGGCGCGGTGATCACGGCGACCGCCGCGTCCGGCTGGTCGATCCGGGCGGTGAGCCGGGCCACGGCCTCCCGGGCGAGGAACCCGGTGTCGATGGAGACGGTGCTCAGCGTGGGCCGGGAGTAGCGCCCCTCCTCGATGTCTCCGATGCCCATCACCGCGACGTCGGTGGGGACACGCAGCCCGGCGTCGAAGGCCGCGCGCATCGCGCCGATGGCGAGGGGGTCGGAGTAGCAGAAGATGGCGTCCGGTCGGTCCGGCTGGGCGAGCAGGGCGCGGGCCGCACGGTAGCCGTCGGCCCGGCGGTGCCGCGACGCCGGCAGCAGGTGACCGGGTACTGCCGTCAGCCCGGCCCGGCGCAGCGCGCGGTGATGGCCGGCCGTGCGCGGCCTTGGCACGGCAACGGACTCCGTCGGGTACGCGCCGATCGCGGCGATCCGCCGGCGGCCGGCGCGCAGCAGGTGGGTGGTCGCGTCCTCGGCGGCCTGGGCGACGTCGACGCACACCTGGTCGCAGTGCCCGTCGCGGGTTTCGCCGCCGACCAGCACGACGGGACGCCCGGTGGCCGCCCACACCTCGACCAGTTCGGCCGGTGCGACGGGGCCGCTGACCAGCACGCCGTCCACCGGCATCGGACGGGCAGCGCTCAACGACGACCCCGGGCGCTCGTCGTCGGGCTCCACCTGTTCGATGATCACCCGGTAGCCCCGGCTCCCGGCCGCGCGGACGACCGCGCGCGCGAGGTCTGCCTGGCAGGGCGCCTCGGTGCCGGGCAGGACGAGGGCGAGCACGCCGGTGCGGCCGGTGCGCAGGGTCCGGGCGAAAGCGTTCGGCCGGTAGCTCAGCTGGGCGACGGCGGTCTCGACCCGCCGGCGCACCTCGGGG
Above is a window of Micromonospora coriariae DNA encoding:
- a CDS encoding M20/M25/M40 family metallo-hydrolase is translated as MGSDDTGAKPTRSTRRTFLSASAAATAATAATAAVPALAAPATADAPPSGPGRPARPQRPDRELREMLRQVDPRRIEAIVRRLAAFGTRHTLSSQDDPQRGIGAARDWIFARLQEYAAASGGRMTVELQSYIQQPASRIPTATRITNVVATLRGTTSPNRTYVVTGHYDSRVTDVMDAVSDAPGADDDASGVAVVMELARLMASRPTAATVVFAAVAAEEQGLYGSAYLAQQLKAAGADVQGMFSNDIVGSSTADDGTRDPYAVRLFAEGVPTAETPAEASTRQSVGGENDSPSRQLARFVRDVAENATTGMRVRVIYRRDRYLRGSDHISFLRQGWPAARFTEPNEDFAHQHQDVRVQDGQQFGDLPEFCDFGYIARVARVNGAALWSLAQGPGTPKGAIIVTTDLTNNTTLRWQRGTEPDLAGYEVLWRETTAAEWQRVIPVGDVTEVSVDLSKDNVFFGIRAVGRDGLRSPVAFPRPGS
- a CDS encoding GNAT family N-acetyltransferase, whose product is MRYLRTGGPAAIRRPRPTDSKEFIAAARRSRDLHHPWLVAPDSPEEYDRYLRRIRRRDSSGYLICDRAGGDIAGYVNISGIVLGALRGGYLGYAAFQPYSGTGHASAGLALVIGHAFDALGLHRLEANIQPGNEPSRRVARKLGFRLEGFSPDYLFIDGAWRDHERWAITAPAAS
- a CDS encoding LacI family DNA-binding transcriptional regulator encodes the protein MASTLKDVARLADVSVKTVSNVINGYPHVSPEVRRRVETAVAQLSYRPNAFARTLRTGRTGVLALVLPGTEAPCQADLARAVVRAAGSRGYRVIIEQVEPDDERPGSSLSAARPMPVDGVLVSGPVAPAELVEVWAATGRPVVLVGGETRDGHCDQVCVDVAQAAEDATTHLLRAGRRRIAAIGAYPTESVAVPRPRTAGHHRALRRAGLTAVPGHLLPASRHRRADGYRAARALLAQPDRPDAIFCYSDPLAIGAMRAAFDAGLRVPTDVAVMGIGDIEEGRYSRPTLSTVSIDTGFLAREAVARLTARIDQPDAAVAVITAPHTVLPRESTEPTVR